The following proteins are co-located in the Candidatus Dormiibacterota bacterium genome:
- a CDS encoding SDR family NAD(P)-dependent oxidoreductase, which yields MEATLRPCGDADGRRVAVTTSKPDPGAALVTGASSGIGYAVVDELLRAGTIVYAGVRTDADAARLAEIEDSVRPLILDVTVPEQIAAAAQRIARDGVPLRAVVCNAGIALGGPLEFLPLERLRYQLEVNLVGALAVAQAALPMLRQTHGRLLFVGSISGRLTPPFVGPYAASKAALAALTDALRIELDASGSGISVSLFEFGSVKTPIWEKGGSSLERLEAQASPEQRRYYGFVPGAMRANLAHESKHGVDVRVVARAIARAALGPRPRERYVLGGGAKAGALVAAFLPVRARGTLMRRVMRLP from the coding sequence GTGGAGGCGACGCTCCGCCCATGCGGCGACGCCGACGGCCGCAGGGTCGCCGTCACGACGAGTAAGCCGGATCCGGGCGCCGCGCTCGTTACCGGCGCGTCGAGCGGCATCGGCTACGCCGTCGTCGACGAGTTGCTGCGCGCGGGCACGATCGTCTATGCCGGCGTCCGCACGGACGCGGACGCCGCGCGCCTCGCCGAGATCGAGGACTCGGTGCGACCGCTGATTCTCGACGTGACCGTTCCCGAGCAGATCGCGGCTGCCGCGCAACGCATCGCTCGCGACGGCGTGCCCTTACGCGCCGTGGTCTGCAACGCGGGCATCGCGCTCGGCGGCCCGCTCGAGTTCTTGCCGTTGGAGCGCCTGCGTTACCAACTCGAGGTCAATCTCGTCGGGGCGCTCGCGGTCGCGCAAGCCGCTCTGCCGATGCTGCGCCAAACGCACGGGCGACTGCTCTTCGTCGGGTCGATCTCCGGACGCCTAACTCCACCGTTCGTCGGCCCCTATGCGGCGTCGAAGGCGGCGCTTGCAGCACTGACCGACGCGCTGCGTATCGAGCTCGATGCGTCGGGCAGCGGCATCAGCGTCTCGCTCTTCGAGTTCGGAAGCGTCAAGACGCCGATCTGGGAGAAAGGCGGAAGCTCTCTCGAGCGTTTGGAGGCTCAGGCCTCCCCCGAGCAGCGGCGGTACTACGGCTTCGTGCCCGGCGCGATGCGCGCGAACCTCGCGCACGAAAGCAAGCACGGCGTCGACGTCCGCGTCGTCGCGCGCGCGATCGCGCGCGCAGCGCTCGGCCCGCGGCCACGCGAACGCTACGTCCTCGGCGGCGGCGCCAAAGCGGGAGCGCTCGTCGCTGCGTTCTTGCCGGTTCGCGCGCGCGGCACACTGATGCGCAGAGTCATGCGCCTGCCGTAG
- a CDS encoding menaquinone biosynthesis decarboxylase, whose amino-acid sequence MPYDSLRDFVDALKASQQLHTISAPVDPKLEIAEITDRVVKAGGPALLFSDVKRSAFPVLTNQFGTHRRMAMALDAEHLNEVAARIHKLVDLSPPGASIGEKLGAMMRLAPLANAIPRVVRDGSCHDVIEREPDLRKLPVLTTWPLDAGPFITLPLVITQDPQTRAYNVGMYRMQVYGPRETGMHWQRHKHGRAHADAWGARIPVAVAIGTEPALTYAATAPLPPMLDEFAFAGLLRGKPVELVKATTVDLNVPAHAEFVLEGYVDNADLRVEGPFGDHTGVYSLADRYPTFHVTCVTHRRNPIYAATLVGKPPMEDAWLGKATERIFLPLLRMVVPEVVEMNLPVEGGFHNLALVSIKKSYPGQAKKVMNALWGLGHMMMLTRVLVIVDADVDVHDVRQTAWFVLNNLAPERDVVMMPGPVDDLDHGSYTIAYGTKIGIDATRKSAAEGYTREWPPDMVMDPQTRALVERRWREYGLDRIAAMLQPDPWSGQGR is encoded by the coding sequence GTGCCGTACGATTCGCTGCGCGATTTCGTCGATGCCCTGAAAGCCTCGCAGCAGCTTCACACGATCTCGGCGCCGGTCGACCCCAAGCTCGAGATCGCAGAGATCACGGATCGCGTCGTGAAAGCCGGCGGCCCGGCGCTGCTCTTCAGCGACGTGAAGCGCTCCGCGTTCCCGGTGCTCACCAACCAGTTCGGCACGCACCGGCGCATGGCGATGGCGCTCGACGCCGAGCACCTCAACGAGGTCGCCGCACGCATTCACAAGCTCGTCGACCTCTCGCCGCCCGGCGCCTCGATCGGCGAGAAACTCGGCGCGATGATGCGTCTCGCGCCGCTCGCGAACGCCATCCCGCGCGTCGTGCGCGACGGAAGTTGCCACGACGTCATCGAGCGCGAGCCCGATCTGCGCAAGCTGCCCGTGCTCACCACGTGGCCGCTCGACGCAGGACCGTTCATCACGCTGCCGCTCGTGATCACGCAAGATCCGCAGACGCGAGCGTACAACGTCGGCATGTATCGCATGCAAGTCTACGGTCCTCGCGAGACCGGCATGCACTGGCAACGCCACAAACACGGACGCGCGCATGCCGATGCATGGGGCGCGCGCATTCCCGTCGCGGTCGCGATCGGCACGGAGCCGGCGCTGACCTACGCGGCGACGGCTCCGCTGCCGCCGATGCTCGACGAGTTCGCGTTCGCCGGACTCCTGCGCGGGAAGCCCGTGGAGCTCGTGAAGGCTACCACGGTCGACCTCAACGTGCCGGCACATGCGGAGTTCGTGCTCGAAGGGTACGTTGACAACGCGGATCTGCGCGTCGAGGGTCCGTTCGGCGATCATACCGGCGTCTATAGCCTCGCCGATCGTTACCCCACGTTTCACGTCACCTGCGTCACGCACCGCCGCAATCCCATCTACGCGGCGACGCTCGTTGGAAAGCCGCCGATGGAGGACGCCTGGCTCGGCAAAGCGACGGAACGCATCTTCCTTCCGCTGCTGCGCATGGTCGTACCAGAAGTCGTCGAGATGAACTTGCCTGTCGAAGGAGGCTTTCACAATCTCGCGCTCGTCTCGATCAAGAAGTCCTATCCCGGCCAAGCGAAGAAAGTCATGAACGCGTTGTGGGGGCTCGGCCACATGATGATGCTCACGCGCGTGCTCGTCATCGTCGACGCCGACGTCGACGTGCACGACGTGCGACAGACCGCGTGGTTCGTTCTGAACAATCTCGCACCCGAGCGCGACGTGGTGATGATGCCGGGGCCGGTCGACGACCTCGACCACGGCTCGTACACGATCGCGTACGGCACGAAGATCGGCATCGATGCGACGCGCAAGAGCGCGGCCGAGGGGTACACACGCGAATGGCCGCCGGACATGGTGATGGATCCGCAGACGCGGGCTCTCGTCGAGCGCCGCTGGCGCGAGTACGGCCTCGACCGCATCGCTGCGATGCTGCAACCCGATCCTTGGAGCGGACAAGGACGATGA
- a CDS encoding UbiA-like polyprenyltransferase, with product MSRVTPSVTKGIIFLREIRIEHTLFALPFAYVGALLAARGLPSPWALLWITLAVLGARTAAMSANRYLDRDIDARNPRTARRAVASGRLSPATMLWAAGAGLALLVVSAWMLNPLCVKLLPIAALGVLAYPLCKRFTWLTHFVLGAVDALAPLGAYIGVAGRVSPSALLLFAAVTFWVAGFDVIYALMDLDVDRAQRLRSLPARFGASHGRVLAVALQVLTAIALGGAGATAGASPLYYAGVAAALAVAAYEGQLLRRAENLFVVNERVFTANMAFSVLFMITTFAGMTVR from the coding sequence ATGAGCCGCGTCACCCCGAGCGTGACGAAGGGCATCATATTTCTGCGCGAGATACGCATCGAGCACACGCTCTTCGCGCTTCCCTTCGCGTACGTGGGCGCGCTGCTCGCCGCGCGCGGCCTCCCCTCGCCGTGGGCGCTGCTCTGGATCACGCTCGCGGTGCTCGGCGCTCGTACCGCAGCGATGTCGGCGAACCGCTATCTCGACCGCGATATCGATGCGCGCAATCCGCGTACGGCTCGGCGCGCGGTCGCGAGCGGACGGCTTTCGCCGGCAACGATGCTCTGGGCGGCGGGCGCCGGGCTCGCACTGCTTGTCGTCTCCGCGTGGATGCTCAATCCACTCTGCGTCAAGCTTTTACCCATCGCCGCGCTCGGCGTGCTCGCGTATCCGTTGTGCAAACGCTTCACGTGGCTCACGCACTTCGTGCTCGGCGCGGTCGATGCGCTCGCGCCGCTCGGCGCCTATATCGGCGTTGCCGGGCGCGTGAGCCCGAGCGCGCTCTTGCTCTTTGCCGCGGTAACGTTCTGGGTAGCGGGCTTCGACGTTATCTACGCGCTTATGGACCTCGACGTCGATCGCGCGCAGCGGTTGCGTTCGCTGCCCGCGCGCTTCGGCGCGTCGCACGGCCGGGTGCTCGCCGTCGCACTGCAAGTCCTCACCGCCATCGCACTCGGCGGGGCAGGCGCCACCGCCGGCGCTTCGCCGCTCTACTACGCCGGCGTGGCTGCGGCCCTTGCGGTTGCGGCATACGAAGGACAGCTCCTGCGCCGCGCGGAGAACCTCTTCGTGGTCAACGAGCGCGTCTTCACGGCCAACATGGCATTCTCGGTGCTCTTCATGATCACCACATTCGCGGGGATGACGGTGCGATGA
- a CDS encoding branched-chain amino acid ABC transporter substrate-binding protein: MKRAAFLGAAGAAALAARASAQVPINPVQIARQLTIGVNVPLSGALGQFGAQVVEGVKAAIDESNMLTALSGTVFGIRPLDDQNSASISMGNVSVAAADQTIVGIVGNLTADVTLATLTQYANNGFAVIVPSVHADALTQRGYHNIYRLPTRDDVAGRLFASTIFRRQPSTFALAVTLDGDYGPGVARGFVQQAKADRRNVDVVTLPVNAFDPAGAARAILARDADYLFLCGTVAQLGPIIPALASAGYNGLYGLSDGFYTQDTITKYGSKLGNAIVYGPLPPLARATGIFQQLADLRREVSSVTALIAYGYAAAQIVIQASQRTNALTRYSLLSTMQMQGGFNTLVGPFSFDLNGDSLLPNLYFFKISGTTFDYVEPAIRNGFIV, encoded by the coding sequence ATGAAACGCGCCGCCTTTCTCGGCGCCGCCGGCGCTGCCGCACTGGCGGCGCGCGCGAGCGCGCAGGTCCCGATCAACCCCGTACAGATCGCGCGGCAGCTCACGATCGGCGTCAACGTCCCGCTCTCGGGAGCGCTCGGGCAGTTTGGCGCGCAAGTGGTCGAGGGCGTCAAAGCCGCGATCGACGAGAGCAACATGCTCACCGCGCTCTCGGGAACGGTCTTCGGGATTCGCCCGCTCGACGACCAGAACTCGGCCTCGATATCGATGGGAAACGTCTCCGTCGCCGCGGCCGATCAAACGATCGTCGGCATCGTTGGCAACCTGACTGCCGACGTCACCCTCGCGACGCTCACGCAGTACGCGAACAACGGCTTTGCCGTCATCGTCCCGAGCGTCCACGCAGACGCGCTTACCCAACGCGGGTATCACAACATCTACCGCTTGCCGACGCGCGACGACGTCGCCGGCCGTCTCTTCGCGTCCACGATCTTCCGCCGCCAGCCGTCGACGTTCGCGCTCGCGGTAACGCTCGACGGCGACTACGGTCCGGGCGTCGCACGCGGTTTCGTGCAGCAAGCAAAGGCGGACCGGCGCAACGTGGACGTCGTCACGCTTCCGGTAAACGCCTTCGATCCGGCTGGAGCCGCACGCGCGATCCTCGCGCGCGACGCGGATTACCTCTTCCTCTGCGGAACCGTTGCGCAGCTCGGACCCATCATTCCGGCGCTCGCGAGCGCCGGGTACAACGGCCTGTACGGTTTGAGCGACGGCTTCTACACGCAGGACACGATCACCAAATATGGCTCGAAGCTCGGCAACGCAATCGTCTACGGCCCGCTTCCTCCCCTCGCGCGTGCCACGGGCATCTTTCAGCAGCTCGCGGATCTACGGCGCGAGGTCTCGAGCGTGACCGCGCTCATCGCTTACGGGTACGCCGCGGCACAGATCGTCATCCAGGCCTCGCAGCGGACGAACGCCCTCACGCGCTACTCGTTGCTCTCCACGATGCAGATGCAAGGCGGCTTCAACACGCTCGTCGGCCCCTTCAGCTTCGACCTCAACGGTGACTCGCTGCTACCGAATCTCTATTTCTTCAAGATATCGGGAACGACGTTCGACTACGTCGAGCCGGCGATCCGCAACGGATTCATCGTCTGA
- a CDS encoding ABC transporter ATP-binding protein, translating to MNIAISHLSKKYGSQAAVDDLSVEIPAGTIFGLLGPNGAGKTTTFKCMLGLARANAGSVTFAGKPLVPALFEAIVYIPERDVLYDWMRVHELVEMNRRAFKRFDASRAYDLLKTFGIDPRKRARSLSKGMKTAVAVGIAFARQADLLVLDEPTSGLDPVNQRHVLNLMVNEAARGATVLFSSHQIGQVERAAERIAVLDRGRLVLEGAIDDLKSGRKIVEAIFPNESYSLNGIAADARVGRVDRSGRIVRIMVLDGPNEIAQKLEAAGGTGVRIIDLNLEDIFLYAVAPASATADVVEGS from the coding sequence ATGAACATCGCGATTTCGCATTTGAGCAAGAAGTACGGCTCTCAAGCCGCCGTCGATGATCTGTCGGTCGAGATTCCGGCCGGTACGATCTTCGGGCTCTTGGGCCCAAACGGCGCCGGCAAGACGACGACGTTCAAATGCATGCTTGGGCTCGCGCGGGCGAACGCCGGCAGCGTCACCTTCGCTGGGAAGCCCCTCGTGCCGGCGCTCTTCGAAGCGATCGTCTACATCCCCGAGCGCGACGTGCTCTACGACTGGATGCGCGTCCACGAGCTCGTCGAGATGAACCGCCGCGCGTTCAAGCGCTTCGACGCATCGCGCGCCTACGATCTCCTCAAGACCTTTGGCATCGATCCGCGCAAGCGTGCGCGTTCGCTCTCGAAGGGCATGAAGACGGCGGTTGCCGTCGGCATCGCCTTCGCGCGACAAGCCGATTTGCTCGTGCTCGACGAGCCGACGAGCGGCTTGGACCCCGTCAACCAGCGTCACGTGCTCAACCTCATGGTCAACGAAGCAGCGCGCGGCGCGACCGTGCTCTTCTCGTCGCACCAGATCGGCCAGGTCGAGCGCGCGGCCGAGCGCATCGCAGTGCTGGATCGCGGCCGTCTCGTGCTCGAGGGCGCGATCGACGATCTGAAGTCCGGGCGCAAGATCGTCGAGGCGATCTTTCCGAACGAGAGCTACTCGCTCAACGGCATCGCCGCAGACGCTCGCGTCGGCCGCGTCGATCGCAGCGGCCGCATCGTGCGCATCATGGTCCTCGACGGGCCAAACGAGATCGCGCAAAAACTCGAGGCGGCCGGCGGTACGGGCGTTCGCATCATCGATCTCAATCTCGAAGATATCTTTCTTTACGCTGTCGCTCCGGCGTCGGCGACCGCCGACGTCGTGGAGGGTTCGTAA
- a CDS encoding GntR family transcriptional regulator, which translates to MPVVLTVDPRSGVPIYQQIVEQVKRSTALGVLQSGEQLPTVKQLALDLTINPNTVARAYRDLERDGVIETSPGRGSFVKGDGVSSTRAAASDVTRRAMEGAVREAKAMGLTRADVRDVVDAVLDRWFSEER; encoded by the coding sequence GTGCCGGTCGTGCTTACCGTCGATCCACGCAGCGGCGTGCCGATCTACCAGCAGATCGTCGAGCAGGTCAAGCGCTCGACGGCGCTGGGCGTTCTGCAGTCCGGCGAGCAGCTGCCGACGGTGAAGCAACTCGCACTCGACCTGACGATCAACCCGAATACCGTCGCCCGTGCCTATCGCGATTTGGAGCGCGACGGCGTCATAGAAACGTCGCCCGGACGCGGCTCCTTCGTCAAAGGTGACGGCGTGTCGTCCACGCGAGCCGCCGCAAGCGACGTCACACGTCGCGCCATGGAGGGCGCGGTACGCGAAGCAAAGGCAATGGGCTTGACGCGCGCGGACGTGCGCGACGTCGTCGACGCCGTTCTCGACCGCTGGTTCTCGGAGGAAAGATGA
- a CDS encoding winged helix-turn-helix domain-containing protein, with protein sequence MVREPLAMVVYEFGPFRLDAQRLLLYRDGAPIALGPKVVETLLALVERAGEIVSKQGLLGRVWPEGYVEEANLTQNVYVLRKLFRASRCAGAIETIARRGYRFTFAVRRLDAIPTPEHVPRRAGRMALAAMAALLVFAIGAWAHGLSREPATPPMSAPAQLFTMGNFFLTLRTRSGVEHSVALFSRAIAQDPRDAQAFGARASAYAVMADYGYGASPSRDDRARARADAGRALALDPRCGRAYAALGLLALDSGSGRGAVGDLQRAVALAPSDAAAHVWYGIALVARGHITEGEVELRTAQRLNPLSIAATSWLAWVAYLEHRYGEAIAEAHEGLAVAPTRYELWITLGLAEEARGRQGPAIVAFTHYAQACRACRAEGAALLAYAYGRLHWAAAARQELAIAATGPVRPEDLALALAVEGEHGMAIRRLARTMSNEDRIFALDDPRFGVLTSTDRRLIEQQG encoded by the coding sequence GTGGTGCGCGAACCTCTCGCCATGGTGGTCTACGAGTTCGGCCCGTTCCGGCTCGATGCGCAGCGCCTGCTGCTCTATCGCGACGGCGCTCCGATCGCGCTCGGCCCCAAAGTGGTTGAGACGCTGCTCGCCCTCGTCGAGCGCGCGGGCGAGATCGTCTCGAAGCAGGGGCTGCTCGGGCGAGTTTGGCCCGAGGGTTACGTCGAGGAGGCGAATCTCACCCAGAACGTCTACGTTCTTCGCAAGCTCTTTCGTGCAAGCCGCTGCGCGGGGGCGATCGAGACGATCGCGCGACGCGGATATCGCTTTACGTTTGCGGTGCGCCGGCTCGACGCGATTCCCACGCCCGAGCACGTGCCGCGGCGCGCGGGCCGCATGGCGCTCGCGGCAATGGCTGCGTTGCTCGTCTTTGCGATCGGCGCGTGGGCGCACGGCCTCTCTCGCGAGCCGGCGACGCCGCCGATGTCCGCACCGGCGCAGCTCTTCACGATGGGCAACTTTTTCCTGACGCTGCGAACGCGCAGCGGCGTCGAGCACAGTGTGGCGCTCTTCTCTCGCGCGATCGCGCAGGATCCTCGCGACGCGCAGGCCTTCGGCGCACGCGCAAGCGCCTATGCGGTAATGGCGGATTACGGCTATGGCGCGTCGCCGTCGCGAGACGATCGCGCGCGCGCGCGCGCCGATGCGGGCAGAGCGCTCGCGCTCGACCCACGATGCGGCCGAGCCTATGCCGCACTCGGGTTGCTGGCGCTCGACTCCGGTAGCGGAAGGGGTGCAGTTGGAGACCTGCAAAGAGCCGTCGCTCTCGCCCCGAGTGATGCGGCAGCACATGTGTGGTACGGCATCGCGCTCGTCGCGCGCGGGCACATCACCGAAGGGGAGGTCGAGCTTCGGACCGCGCAACGCCTCAACCCGCTCTCGATCGCAGCAACGTCGTGGCTTGCATGGGTGGCGTATCTGGAACACCGGTACGGTGAGGCGATCGCAGAGGCGCACGAAGGGCTGGCCGTTGCGCCGACCCGCTACGAACTCTGGATTACGCTCGGTCTAGCCGAGGAGGCGCGGGGGCGGCAGGGACCGGCAATCGTCGCGTTTACTCACTACGCGCAAGCGTGCCGTGCGTGCCGCGCCGAAGGCGCGGCACTCCTCGCCTACGCGTACGGGCGGCTCCATTGGGCGGCTGCCGCCCGGCAAGAGCTGGCAATCGCGGCAACCGGGCCCGTACGCCCCGAGGATCTGGCGCTGGCGCTCGCCGTAGAGGGCGAGCACGGGATGGCGATCCGGCGGCTGGCCCGCACGATGAGCAACGAGGATCGCATCTTCGCCCTCGACGACCCGCGGTTCGGCGTCCTCACGAGCACGGACCGGCGGCTTATCGAACAGCAAGGCTGA
- a CDS encoding FMN-binding negative transcriptional regulator codes for MYVPAAFRVDNVSELARFVEEHAFAVLVSAQHGDCVATHVPFLVERDGDAMILRAHMARANPQWRAWGAAEALVVFSGPHAYVSPRWYESRDNVPTWNYMTVHAYGTPRLVEDRERVLDLVTALSRRYEGDVRDAWDVRELSPERLEAFLDAIVAFDIPVTRLEASYKLSQNRTVADRRGAVAALRREGSGALADAMERF; via the coding sequence ATGTACGTTCCCGCCGCCTTTCGCGTGGATAATGTCTCCGAGCTTGCGCGCTTCGTCGAAGAGCACGCGTTTGCCGTCCTGGTCTCGGCGCAACACGGCGACTGCGTGGCGACGCACGTGCCGTTTCTCGTCGAGCGCGACGGCGATGCGATGATCTTGCGCGCGCACATGGCGCGCGCAAATCCGCAATGGCGCGCTTGGGGAGCCGCAGAGGCGCTGGTCGTCTTCTCCGGGCCGCACGCGTACGTTTCGCCACGCTGGTACGAAAGCCGCGACAACGTGCCGACGTGGAACTACATGACGGTCCACGCGTACGGAACGCCCCGTCTCGTCGAGGATCGGGAGCGGGTGCTCGACCTCGTTACCGCGCTGAGCCGTCGCTACGAGGGAGACGTCCGCGACGCGTGGGACGTTCGCGAGCTGAGCCCCGAGCGTCTGGAGGCCTTCCTCGACGCGATCGTGGCATTCGACATTCCAGTGACGAGGCTGGAAGCGAGCTACAAACTCTCGCAGAACCGGACGGTCGCGGATCGGCGCGGGGCGGTTGCAGCGCTGCGCCGGGAAGGAAGCGGCGCGCTCGCCGACGCGATGGAACGCTTCTAG
- a CDS encoding ABC transporter permease has product MAGRRLRALIVKEFAQMLHDRRYMIALVVAPVLELLVFGFVLSATVTNLPLGVVDLSATPESRELVATLSESRSFRVVGYYDSGAAVGDAIARGTLDGGVVIPYGFARDMLRGRTATVQFLLNATNANTAAIAQGYARGVVAAYDRLVAGAPQAGGVLLEPDYLYNPGLVGSWFIVTGILGLLLILVGTLFSSQMIVKERAAGTLEQLLMSPASAAEIIVAKIVPLFTALFAMGLIALAMLRWVFDLPFNGSLAVFLAGAGLCMFSGIGLGMFIATIVRSARQAQLVLFFLNPPLASLSGAFTPIEAMPRWLQPVALFNPINHFGVIARGALIKGSGLGVLWPHFLALFAFTAVLLSVSVWRYRAQL; this is encoded by the coding sequence ATGGCCGGGCGGCGGCTGCGGGCGTTGATCGTCAAAGAGTTTGCGCAGATGCTGCACGACCGGCGGTACATGATCGCGCTCGTGGTCGCTCCGGTGCTCGAGCTGCTGGTCTTCGGTTTCGTGCTCAGTGCAACGGTAACGAATCTTCCGTTGGGCGTCGTGGACCTCAGCGCGACGCCGGAGAGCCGCGAGCTCGTCGCCACGCTCTCGGAGAGCAGAAGCTTTCGCGTCGTGGGGTATTACGATTCGGGCGCGGCCGTCGGGGATGCGATTGCGCGCGGCACGCTCGACGGCGGCGTCGTTATTCCGTATGGATTTGCGCGCGACATGCTTCGCGGCAGAACCGCGACCGTGCAGTTCCTGCTCAACGCGACGAACGCAAATACGGCGGCGATCGCGCAGGGGTACGCACGAGGCGTCGTCGCGGCCTACGACCGCCTCGTCGCGGGCGCGCCGCAGGCGGGCGGCGTCCTGCTCGAGCCGGATTATCTCTACAATCCCGGTCTCGTGGGATCATGGTTCATCGTGACGGGCATCTTGGGGTTGCTGCTCATCCTCGTTGGAACGCTCTTCTCTTCGCAGATGATCGTCAAAGAGCGCGCGGCGGGAACGCTCGAGCAGCTCTTGATGTCGCCGGCCAGCGCGGCGGAGATCATCGTCGCGAAGATCGTTCCACTCTTCACGGCGCTCTTCGCCATGGGCCTCATCGCACTCGCGATGCTGCGCTGGGTCTTCGACCTACCGTTCAACGGGAGCTTGGCCGTCTTTCTCGCCGGCGCCGGCCTGTGCATGTTCTCGGGAATCGGGCTCGGGATGTTCATCGCGACCATCGTGCGGTCGGCACGCCAGGCGCAGCTGGTGCTCTTCTTTCTCAACCCGCCGCTCGCCTCGCTTTCGGGCGCGTTCACGCCGATCGAAGCGATGCCGCGATGGCTGCAGCCGGTCGCACTCTTCAATCCGATCAACCACTTCGGCGTGATCGCGCGTGGCGCGCTCATCAAGGGCAGTGGCCTCGGCGTGCTATGGCCGCACTTCCTCGCGCTTTTCGCATTTACCGCGGTGCTGTTGAGCGTGAGCGTCTGGCGCTATCGCGCCCAGCTCTAG
- a CDS encoding ABC transporter permease, with product MRRVFAQTRKEIIQVLRDRLTLVLALVLPAFLLVIMGTAISLTVNEMPIVVQDLDGSSASNALVDAFRASITFTVISWPVNESAERALASNRARAALVIPPDFGRDVARGVPAPVQLLVDGSDANTAKLAAGDASEVVDAYNATLDEAARQPVRAAIRLWYNPGGDSKKFYGPGIFVLALTLFPTLLAALAMSKEGEEKTILQVYASSIPAHEYLLGKILAIVAIAFCEWVILIALLLTYFGLGFVGDPTPFVVASLLYAFCVAAFGTMVGSAIPSQVAAMQAVAAGGFLMVFILSGLLFPIENIPIALRWMSNVVWGTYYIKIVRDAFLQGGGWPAMWSSVAAIGGFGLLFYGIAWRNMRAMQVKD from the coding sequence GTGCGGCGCGTCTTCGCGCAAACGCGAAAGGAGATCATCCAGGTCCTTCGCGACCGCCTCACGCTCGTGCTCGCGCTCGTGCTGCCGGCCTTTCTCCTGGTCATCATGGGAACGGCCATCTCGCTCACGGTCAACGAAATGCCCATCGTCGTGCAGGACCTCGACGGCTCGAGCGCCTCGAACGCGCTCGTGGATGCGTTTCGCGCCTCGATCACCTTCACTGTCATCTCGTGGCCCGTGAACGAAAGCGCGGAGCGCGCGCTCGCTTCCAATCGCGCGCGCGCGGCCCTCGTCATCCCGCCGGACTTCGGGCGCGACGTCGCGAGGGGCGTGCCCGCGCCCGTGCAGCTGCTCGTCGACGGATCGGATGCCAACACGGCCAAGCTCGCCGCCGGCGATGCGAGCGAAGTCGTCGATGCGTACAACGCGACCCTCGACGAGGCCGCTCGGCAGCCCGTGCGCGCGGCGATTCGCCTCTGGTATAACCCGGGCGGCGACTCGAAGAAGTTCTACGGGCCGGGCATTTTCGTACTGGCGCTGACGCTCTTTCCGACGCTTCTTGCCGCGCTCGCGATGTCGAAGGAAGGCGAGGAGAAGACGATTCTGCAGGTGTACGCGTCGAGCATTCCCGCGCACGAGTACCTGCTCGGCAAGATTCTCGCGATCGTGGCGATCGCATTTTGCGAGTGGGTGATTCTCATCGCCCTGCTCCTTACGTATTTCGGCCTCGGGTTCGTCGGCGATCCGACGCCGTTCGTCGTCGCGTCGTTGCTCTACGCATTCTGCGTGGCGGCCTTCGGCACGATGGTCGGCTCGGCGATACCGAGCCAAGTCGCCGCGATGCAAGCCGTGGCTGCCGGCGGATTCTTGATGGTCTTCATCCTCTCCGGATTGCTCTTTCCGATCGAAAATATACCGATCGCATTGCGGTGGATGTCGAACGTCGTGTGGGGGACCTACTACATCAAGATCGTGCGTGATGCGTTTCTGCAAGGGGGCGGATGGCCGGCGATGTGGTCCAGCGTCGCGGCGATTGGGGGATTCGGACTTCTGTTCTACGGGATCGCGTGGCGGAACATGCGCGCCATGCAGGTGAAGGATTGA